One Salvelinus fontinalis isolate EN_2023a chromosome 27, ASM2944872v1, whole genome shotgun sequence genomic region harbors:
- the LOC129824864 gene encoding SNW domain-containing protein 1-like — MTSVSAIKGRKKMSLTSFLPAPTQLSQDQLESEERARAQRSHSTALVSSRKEPPPYGYRKSWVPRSLEDFGDGGAFPEIHVAQFPLEMGRKKKTSNALAVQVDAEGKIKYDAIARQGQGKDKVIFSKYTDLLPKEVLNDDAPELQKPDEEAVKELTEKTRDALMKQVSQKIAAAMPVRAADKQAPAQYIRYTPSQQGVAFNSGAKQRVIRMVEMQKDPMEPPRFKINKKIPRGPPSPPAPVMHSPSRKMTVKEQQEWKIPPCISNWKNAKGYTIPLDKRLAADGRGLQTVHINENFAKLAEALYIADRKAREAVEMRAQVEKKMAQKEKEKKEEKLRELAQMARDRRAGIKGHGGDKGGEDGEARERDEIRHDRRKERQHDRNISRAAPDKRSKLQRDQDRDVSELIALGQPNPRASSEAQYDQRLFNQSKGMDSGFAGGEDEMYNVYDQPFRRGSDMAQNIYRPTKSSDKDMYGDDLDTLMQSSKFVPDREFSGTDHGPRRDGPVQFEEDPFGLDKFLEEAKQHGGSKRPSTSRGSKDYDHDKKRRKE, encoded by the exons ATGACGTCAGTCTCTGCGATcaaggggagaaaaaaaatgtCGCTTACGAG CTTTCTACCTGCGCCGACCCAGCTGTCCCAGGACCAGTTGGAGTCAGAGGAGAGAGCCCGGGCACAGAGGTCCCACTCCACCGCCCTGGTCTCCTCCCGCAAAGAACCCCCTCCCTACGGCTACAGGAAGAGCTGGGTGCCACGCTCTCTGGAG GACTTTGGAGATGGCGGTGCCTTCCCTGAGATCCACGTGGCCCAGTTCCCTCTGGAGATGGGCAGGAAGAAAAAGACATCCAATGCCCTGGCAGTTCAGGTGGATGCTGAAGGCAAGATCAAATACGATGCCATCGCCAGACAGGGACAGGGCAAGGACAAA GTGATCTTCAGTAAGTACACAGACCTGCTTCCTAAGGAAGTGCTGAACGATGATGCTCCTGAGCTGCAGAAGCCTGACGAGGAGGCTGTCAAGGAGCTGACGGAGAAGACCCGCGATGCTCTGATGAAGCAGGTCTCTCAGAAGATCGCTGCAGCCATGCCTGTGAGGGCAGCAGACAAACAGGCCCCTGCACAGTACATCAG GTACACTCCTTCCCAGCAGGGTGTGGCCTTCAACTCCGGGGCCAAACAGAGGGTCATCCGTATGGTGGAGATGCAGAAGGACCCCATGGAGCCCCCACGCTTCAA GATCAACAAGAAGATTCCTCGtggtcctccctcccctcctgcaCCAGTCATGCACTCTCCCAGCAGAAAG ATGACTGTCAAGGAGCAACAGGAGTGGAAGATTCCCCCCTGTATTTCCAACTGGAAGAACGCAAAG GGTTACACCATCCCACTGGACAAGCGTCTGGCTGCGGACGGTAGAGGACTGCAGACCGTTCACATCAACGAGAACTTTGCCAAACTGGCCGAGGCGCTCTACATTGCTGACAGAAAG GCCAGAGAGGCTGTGGAGATGAGAGCCCAGGTGGAGAAGAAGATGGcccagaaagagaaggagaagaaggaggagaagctCAGAGAGCTGGCTCAGATGGCCCGAGACCGCAGGGCAGGGATCAAAGGTCACGGAGGGGACAAAG GTGGAGAGGACGGTGAGGCCAGAGAGCGTGACGAGATCCGCCATGACAGGAGAAAAGAGAGACAGCACGACAGGAACATCTCCAGAGCTGCCCCTGATAAGAG GTCGAAGCTGCAGAGAGACCAGGACAGAGATGTCAGTGAGCTCATCGCTCTGGGCCAGCCCAACCCTAGAGCCTCCAGCGAGGCTCAGTACGACCAGAGACTGTTTAACCAGAGCAAG GGTATGGACAGTGGTTTTGCCGGTGGGGAGGATGAGATGTACAACGTGTACGACCAGCCGTTCAGGAGAGGCAGCGACATGGCCCAGAACATCTACAGGCCCACCAAGAGCTCTGACAAGGACATGTATGGGGACGATCTGGACACACTCATGCAGAGCAGCAA GTTTGTTCCGGACCGTGAGTTCTCTGGTACGGACCACGGTCCTCGTCGTGACGGCCCTGTCCAGTTTGAGGAGGATCCGTTCGGTCTGGACAAGTTTTTGGAGGAGGCGAAGCAACATGGCGGCTCCAAGAGACCCTCCACCAGTAGAGGCTCTAAGGACTACGACCACGACAAGAAACGCAGGAAGGAGTGA